CCCCCTCTTGCTGCTGCTCTTGAAGCCGTATAAATAGTTTCCTTTTGTGGAAACCCTGGTTCTCTCCAATGAACATGAGCATCTATAAAACCTGCCGTTACAAATTTATCTTTTACATCTATTGTATTTTCATCTGTAATATCTATATTTTTTGAAATTTTTTCTATCTTGTCATTTTTTATTAAAATATCTACTCTTTCAAATTTACCATTTTTTAAAATCTTACAATTTTTTAATAACATAAATTCTCCCTTTCTATTTTGAAAAATAGTTCGTTACTAGCCAGATTTCTTAACGAATAAAAATTAAGAATTCGCTGTAATTTCGGCAAAACTTGCCAACAAGTTGGCTTCAAACACGCCGACAATTACTCGGCTCATTCTATTTAATTTTTATCCTAAAATCTGGAATGTAACTCTCTTATTTTTCAATAATCTTACAACTTGTTATTATCGATAATATATTCAAGTATTGCCTGTCTCATAAACATTCCATTTTTCATTTGTTCAAATATAAGAGATTTTTCACTTTCAACTAAACTATCTGCTATTTCTACATCTCTATTTACTGGAGCAGGGTGCATTATAATTGCTTTCTCTTTTAATCTTTTGTATCTTTCTTCTGTCAAGCCATAATTTTTATGATAATTTTCTTTTGAAAACTCAGATTTTTCTTTACTATCTGTATGTCTTTCATGTTGAACTCTTAAAAGCATACAAATATCTACTTTATCTATTACATCATCAAAGTTTACAAATTCTCCTAGACTTTTATCTTTCCATATTTCAGGTGCTACAAATTGAACCTTAGCTCCTAGTCTTGTAAGTGCTTTTTTATTACTTCTTGCAACTCTAGAATTTTTTATATCTCCAGCAATAATTATATTTAAATCCTCAAATTTTCCATAAGTTTCATATATAGTCATAATATCTAAAAGGCATTGCGAAGGGTGTTCTCCACTTCCATCTCCACCATTTATTACAGGTATTTTTAAATTTTCAAGTTGTTTGTAGTATTCATTTTCTGAATGTCTTATTACCAACATATTAACTCCTATCATTTCGAGAGTTTTACAAGTATCATAAAGAGTTTCTCCCTTTTGAATAGAAGAAGTTGAAACTTCAAAATCAACAACATTTAGATTTAATTTTTTTTCTGCAACTTCAAAACTTTTCTTTGTACGAGTTGAATTTTCAAAAAACAAATTTGCAACAAACAAATCATTTCTTTTTTTATTCTCTGCTCCTTTTTTTAGTTCTAAAGCTCTTTTTACCAATGATACTATTTCTTCATTTGTTAAATCTTCCATAGACAACAAATTTTTCATAAAAAAACCTCCTAAATAGTCTTACACTACTTAGAAGGTCATAAAATTAAAATTCTAGGACATTCTAAATAGGTAAATCAACTAATTACAATATTACAACCTCTTCTTTTCCATCTAATTCTTTCAAATATACTTCTATATTTTCTGAATGAGAAGTTGGTATATTCTTCCCTATAAAATCTGCCCTTATTGGTAATTCACGGTGTCCTCTATCAATTAAACAAGCTAGTTGAATTTTAGCTGGCCTTGACTTGCTAAGAATTGCATCAAGTCCCGCTCTTATAGTTCTTCCTGTATACAATACATCATCAACTATAACAACAACTTTCCCTGTTAAATCACTTTTAAATTCTGTTTTTTTAATATCTAAGTCAAAATTCTTCCTATCAATATCATCACGATAATAAGTAATATCAATAGTTTCTAGTGGAATAGCAATATTTTCAATTTCTAATACTTTTTGTTTTATTCTTTCTGCTAGAATATCTCCTCTGCTTTTTATTCCAACTAAAACAATATCTTCTACTGATTTATTTCTTTCAATAATTTCATATGATATTCTAGTAATCGATCTTTGTATGCCATTTTCATCTAATAATATTTTCATTTTTACCTCACAAATAATGTTAATAAAAAAACCTAAAACCAAAGGCTTTAGGTAAACACACAAAAATATAGACTAAAAAATATTAGCCATCCACACCCTTGTTAGCCTCTCTGGACTCTCTTAAAAGGAAATATTTAATTTTATCTATTTTATAATATTTTTCAATATTTGTCAAGAAGAAAAAGAAGACGAGAAAGTAAGATTTATCTAATTTAATTAAAGTTAAAATTTGTAAATTAAAAAAAATATGTTAAAATAATATAAAATTATTTATTCTTAATTAGGAAGGTGATAAAATGAAAAAAATTATTTTTAGCTTATTTTTAATTTTAGCAATTGCTAGTTATGCTGTCCCAAGCTTTGTAGATAAAAGAAGAGTCGAAAATAAAGGCTATACTTTTACTCAAGATATTGAAAATTTTACTGTAACTTTTCAAAAAACAGATAAAGATGGTGCAACAACAATAGCATATTGGTATGGTGCTCCTGATCCTAGTCCAGCTGAATTAAATAAATCTTTAAAAAGCGAAGCTAGTCAAGAACTAACTTCAAAACAATCTTTAAAAATGGGGAGAGCTTTAGTTGAAAAATATTCAGGTAAGGAAGGTTTTCTATACACTATAGTTTTCAAAAACTCTAAACCAGCTGATGTGTTAACTTCAGTTGCATATTTTACTCCTAATGAATATCCAAGTAATCAGTTAAATAAATTAGTAGATAAACTACTTGCTGAATCTGAATCATTTATAAAATAATATGTGGAATATTAAATTAGAAAAGTCTCTTGACAGCCGTATGAGTTCTATGAGCTCAATGAAAACTGACTCTTCGAACTAATATGAATGTCAGAGACTGGTTTTTGCTATTTTAATTTATATTTTCCTATAGAGCAAAAAAAGAAGCTTCTTTTCCAAGAAGCCTCTTTTTTTATTTATTATAAGGTTGGTATGATATCAAAATATTTTATTTTTTTATTTTGCTTTGCAAATTAAATTTTATTGTTTATAGCTTATTATACATCTTATTTTAAAAATATGCAAGTCTTTTTCTCAAAATCTTAAAAATCACTAAAAATCACTATAAATACATTGCTTAATAGCTATTCTCTATTAAAAATTATATCATTTTCTCATTTTTTATCAATTTTTTTATCCTGAAAAGAATATATTATTATATAAAATTAAGTTAGCTAATTAAAATTTTTATTTTATTTTTTTGTTTTTATTTAATTGTTTTTATTAGCTAAATATGTTATACTGATACATCATTAATAAAGTGAATACTCTTGACGACTGTATAAATTTTTAAGGTTATTTAAACATTCTCAACTAATACTAATATTAAGAACTATTTTTTGCTTTTTAAATTTATATTTTTCTATGTTCTTAAAAGAGTTTATTGAAGAAAAAATTTTTTATATTAATTTAAAATAATAAACAAAGATAAAAGAGGAGACTAATATTTTGATAAAGTATATAATAAAAAGAGTCTTATATCTAATTCCTATCTTGATCGGAGTAACTTTTTTAACATTTTTAATGTTATACCTAGCTCCATCAGATCCTATATCAATGAAATATACCTCAATGGCTACTGTTGGAGACTCAAAATATATAGAAAATAAAAAACAAGAAATGGGACTAAATGATACTTTTATAAAACAGTATTTAAGATGGTCTAAAAATGTTTTATCTGGTGATTTAGGAATATCTACTAAATATAATGTACCAGTAAAAGATGAAATAAGTAAACGACTTCCTAAAACTTTAGCATTAACTGGAACATCTATTTTTATAACAATTTTTTTAGCTTTCCCTCTTGGAATAATCTCAGCTCAATATAAAAATAAATGGCTAGATTATATTATAAGATTTTTTTCATTTATAGGTATTTCCATCCCTAGTTTTTGGTTAGGTTTAATGTTAATGTATTTCTTTTCAGTGAAATTCAAGCTTTTACCTATTATTGGAAGTAATGGAATAAAAAGTCTTATTCTTCCTTCAATAACACTTTCAGTATGGTTGATTGCTGTTTATATAAGAAGAATTAGAGCTTGTATACTTGAAGAAATAAACAAAGATTATGTAATTGCATTAAAATCAAAAGGGATTTCATATTCAAAAATAATGTTTTTTCATGTTCTCCCAAACTCATTATTAACAATAGTTACAATGTTTGGAATGTCAATAGGAGCTATATTGGGTGGAACAACAATAATTGAAACAATATTTGAATATCGTGGCCTTGGTAAAATGGCAGCAGATGCTATAACTAATAGAGATTATTTTTTAATGCAAGGTTATGTTATTTGGACAGCTATAATTTATGTAGTAATTAATCTTATTGTAGATATTCTTTATAAATATCTTAATCCTAAAATTAGAATAGGAGATGAAAATTAATGTTAAATAAAAAAATTGATTATAAATTTTCTACAATTTTCATACTAGCTATCCTTATAATTTTAATTACAGTTTTTGCAAGCTATATAGCTCCATATAATCCTGACTACCAAAATTATGAAGCTATATCTCAGGCTCCAAATTCTAATTACTTACTAGGAACTGATTATGTTGGAAGAGATATTTTATCAAGAATACTTTATGGAGGTAGATATTCACTACTAATTGCATTATTAGTAACTTTATTAGTTGCTTTCATTGGAATTATAATAGGACTTATATCTGGTTATTCAGGAGGCATAATTGATATTATTATTATGAGAATTGTTGATATGATAATGTCATTTCCTTATATAGTTTTTGTAATAGCAATTGTAACAATTTTTGGAGGGGGATTAAAAAATTTAATTTTAGCTATGACTTTAATTAGCTGGACTAACTATGCAAGAGTTACAAGAGCCATGGTAATCTCTCTGAAAAATAATGATTTTATTAATCAAGCTAAATTAAGTGGAGCTAGTGATATAAGAATTATGTATAAATATTTAGCTCCTAATGTTTTACCATATTTAATTGTTCTAACAACACAAGATATTGCAAATAATCTTTTAACTTTATCAAGTCTGTCTCTTTTAGGAATAGGTGTTCAACCTCCAACAGCAGAATGGGGACTTATGTTAAGTGAAGGTAAAAAATATATTCAAACAGCTCCCTGGATACTTTTTTTTCCAGGAATAGCAATATTTATTTGTGTAATTGTTTTTAATTTACTTGGGGATAGTTTAAGAGATATTCTTGATCCTAAAAAGTAATTTTTATATTTTAATTTTATTTATAGGAGGAAATTGTGAAGAAAAAAGTATTATTAGGAATTTTTTTAGCCCTTATTTCAATTGGAATTTTATCAAGTTGTGGTAGTGAAAAAACTACTTCAGCAACTGAAACTAAGGGTGGACATATGAATGTTGCTCTTTATTGGTTTGGAGAAACATTGGACCCTGCATTAGACTGGGATGGTTGGACTTTAACAAGAGCTGCTGTTGGAGAAACATTAGTAACTGTCGATGAAAATTTACAATTAGTAGGACAATTAGCAGATTCTTGGGAAAATGTTGATGAAACAACTTGGAAATTTCATATTCGTCAAGGTGTAACTTTCCAAAATGGAAATCCTTTAACTCCAGAAGCAGTAAAATCTTCTATTGAAAGAACTGTAAAATTGAATGAAAGAGGAGAAAATGCTTTAAAACTAGCTAGTATAGATGTAGATGGAGAATATGTAATTATAAAAACAAAAGAACCATATGGAGCATTTTTAGCAAATATCTCTGATCCAATGTTTATAATAGTTGATACTAGTGTTGATACTTCTAAGTTTAAAGAAACTCCTGTTTGTACAGGTCCATACATGGTAACTTCATTTAAACCTGCTACTTCATTTGAGGTTACTGCTTACGAAAATTATTGGGGTGGAAAACCTGCACTTGATAGTATAACTGTTTTTGATATAGAAGATGATAATACAAGAGCACTTGCATTACAATCAGGAGATGTTGACATGGCTCAAGGTGTAAGAGCTGGAGATATAGCTTTATTTACTGATAATAAAGATTATGTTGTTAAATCAACAACAGGAACTCGTATTGAATTTATGACAATGAATACAGTAAAATCTCCTTTGAAAGATAAAAATCTTCGTTTAGCTATCAACTCAGCAGTTGACTATGATACTATAGCAAAAGTCGTTGGTGGAGGAGCTGTTGCTGCTAAAGCACCGTTTCCAGCTAGTGCTCCTTATGGTTACAATGAACTTAATAAACAAGCTTTTGATATAGAAAAAGCTAAAAATCTTTTAACTGAAGCAGGTTATAAAGATACAAACAATGATGGTTTTGTTGATAAAGATGGAAAAAATCTTGAAATAAATATTTATGGAACAGCTGGTGGAAACACTAGAGCAAACTCAACAGTAGCTGAACTTTTAGAAGCTCAATTAAAAAATGCAGGAATAAAAGCTAATATAAAAATAGCTGAAAATCTTGATGAAATTAAAAAGAATTTAGAATTTGATCTTTTATTCCAAAACTGGCAAACAGTTTCAACTGGAGATTCTCAATGGTTCCTAGATAATGCTTTCAAGACTGATGGAAGTGGAAACTATGGTAAATATAGTAATAAACAATTAGATGATTTAATCAATGAACTTGCAACAACATTTGATGTAAAAGAACGTCAAAAAATAACAAAAGAAGCTAGTCAAATAATAATAGACGAAGCTTATGGAACATACATAGTAAGCCAAGCTAATGTAAATGTATCTAATAATAAAGTAGAAAATATGGCTAATTTCCCAATAGATTATTATTTCTTAACAGCAAATACAAAAATATCAAAATAGGAAAGTGATTTTATGAAACCTCTATTAGAAATTAAAAATTTGAATATCAACTATAAAAATTCTATAAAAGCCGTTAAAAATGTTAGTTTAACATTAGAAGATAATCAAATTATTTCAATAGTTGGTGAAAGTGGAAGTGGTAAGAGCACTCTCATAAGAGCTATTCTGAAATTACTTCCAATGGGTGGAGAAATAGAAAGTGGTAATATCTTTTTCTTAGAGAAAGATATTCTCAATCTAAATAAAAATGAACTCAATAAGCTTAGAGGAAAAGATATAGGAATGATATTTCAAGATCCTAATTCAACAATGGATCCTATAAAAACTATTGAAAAACAGTTTATTGAATATATTTTAGAGCATAATAACATATCAAAAAAAGAAGCTATTGATTTAGCAAAAAAATATTTGTTGAAACTTAATTTAATAGATGTAGAAAGAGTTTTAAAATCTTATCCCTTTGAACTTTCAGGTGGAATGAAGCAACGTGTTTCTATTGCTATGGCAATGGCACAAAATCCTAAATTATTATTAGCTGATGAGCCTACAAGTGCCCTTGATGTTACTATACAAGCTCAAGTTATTAATGAACTAAAAAAAATTAGAGAAAATTTTAAAACATCTATTATTTTAGTCACTCATAATATGGGAGTTGCTGCTTATATATCTGATAAAATTGCCGTTATGAGAAATGGAGAAATTGTTGAATTTGGAGATAGAGATCAAA
Above is a window of Fusobacterium massiliense DNA encoding:
- the nikC gene encoding nickel transporter permease; protein product: MLNKKIDYKFSTIFILAILIILITVFASYIAPYNPDYQNYEAISQAPNSNYLLGTDYVGRDILSRILYGGRYSLLIALLVTLLVAFIGIIIGLISGYSGGIIDIIIMRIVDMIMSFPYIVFVIAIVTIFGGGLKNLILAMTLISWTNYARVTRAMVISLKNNDFINQAKLSGASDIRIMYKYLAPNVLPYLIVLTTQDIANNLLTLSSLSLLGIGVQPPTAEWGLMLSEGKKYIQTAPWILFFPGIAIFICVIVFNLLGDSLRDILDPKK
- the nikB gene encoding nickel ABC transporter permease — translated: MIKYIIKRVLYLIPILIGVTFLTFLMLYLAPSDPISMKYTSMATVGDSKYIENKKQEMGLNDTFIKQYLRWSKNVLSGDLGISTKYNVPVKDEISKRLPKTLALTGTSIFITIFLAFPLGIISAQYKNKWLDYIIRFFSFIGISIPSFWLGLMLMYFFSVKFKLLPIIGSNGIKSLILPSITLSVWLIAVYIRRIRACILEEINKDYVIALKSKGISYSKIMFFHVLPNSLLTIVTMFGMSIGAILGGTTIIETIFEYRGLGKMAADAITNRDYFLMQGYVIWTAIIYVVINLIVDILYKYLNPKIRIGDEN
- the pyrR gene encoding bifunctional pyr operon transcriptional regulator/uracil phosphoribosyltransferase PyrR codes for the protein MKILLDENGIQRSITRISYEIIERNKSVEDIVLVGIKSRGDILAERIKQKVLEIENIAIPLETIDITYYRDDIDRKNFDLDIKKTEFKSDLTGKVVVIVDDVLYTGRTIRAGLDAILSKSRPAKIQLACLIDRGHRELPIRADFIGKNIPTSHSENIEVYLKELDGKEEVVIL
- a CDS encoding ABC transporter substrate-binding protein, with the protein product MKKKVLLGIFLALISIGILSSCGSEKTTSATETKGGHMNVALYWFGETLDPALDWDGWTLTRAAVGETLVTVDENLQLVGQLADSWENVDETTWKFHIRQGVTFQNGNPLTPEAVKSSIERTVKLNERGENALKLASIDVDGEYVIIKTKEPYGAFLANISDPMFIIVDTSVDTSKFKETPVCTGPYMVTSFKPATSFEVTAYENYWGGKPALDSITVFDIEDDNTRALALQSGDVDMAQGVRAGDIALFTDNKDYVVKSTTGTRIEFMTMNTVKSPLKDKNLRLAINSAVDYDTIAKVVGGGAVAAKAPFPASAPYGYNELNKQAFDIEKAKNLLTEAGYKDTNNDGFVDKDGKNLEINIYGTAGGNTRANSTVAELLEAQLKNAGIKANIKIAENLDEIKKNLEFDLLFQNWQTVSTGDSQWFLDNAFKTDGSGNYGKYSNKQLDDLINELATTFDVKERQKITKEASQIIIDEAYGTYIVSQANVNVSNNKVENMANFPIDYYFLTANTKISK
- a CDS encoding aspartate carbamoyltransferase catalytic subunit gives rise to the protein MKNLLSMEDLTNEEIVSLVKRALELKKGAENKKRNDLFVANLFFENSTRTKKSFEVAEKKLNLNVVDFEVSTSSIQKGETLYDTCKTLEMIGVNMLVIRHSENEYYKQLENLKIPVINGGDGSGEHPSQCLLDIMTIYETYGKFEDLNIIIAGDIKNSRVARSNKKALTRLGAKVQFVAPEIWKDKSLGEFVNFDDVIDKVDICMLLRVQHERHTDSKEKSEFSKENYHKNYGLTEERYKRLKEKAIIMHPAPVNRDVEIADSLVESEKSLIFEQMKNGMFMRQAILEYIIDNNKL
- a CDS encoding ABC transporter ATP-binding protein, which codes for MKPLLEIKNLNINYKNSIKAVKNVSLTLEDNQIISIVGESGSGKSTLIRAILKLLPMGGEIESGNIFFLEKDILNLNKNELNKLRGKDIGMIFQDPNSTMDPIKTIEKQFIEYILEHNNISKKEAIDLAKKYLLKLNLIDVERVLKSYPFELSGGMKQRVSIAMAMAQNPKLLLADEPTSALDVTIQAQVINELKKIRENFKTSIILVTHNMGVAAYISDKIAVMRNGEIVEFGDRDQIIKNPQHDYTKSLLNAIINLK